The following are encoded in a window of Vespa crabro chromosome 2, iyVesCrab1.2, whole genome shotgun sequence genomic DNA:
- the LOC124433228 gene encoding ankycorbin isoform X4: MDTKTPPIPLKLPEKAQTKKQERLADLSLPPLTPSTNRRQKLKPVVNTCSRDFLYPTCYQSHHKKRPYRVLQIGATPLMHACQQADRHKVLRLLREQEESIGYRDRTLRSALHYCMDAGTGGAVASAAPELVNAPDAEGHTPLHLAVIAGDTQLVAVLLANGADVNVKDLEGHSVLHWATVCGEAECVRLILAAGARPSTPDLRGGSPLHYAAQCCGAAATAELAVPKKVGLKVLQTLIEFGADVNAKDEDGRQAILWAASAGSVEAILALARAGGAAAAGASDKDGLTALHCAASRGHARCVEALINLCGSQPDHVDDNGCSALHYAATLGHADATSLILKLGADPNRQDRKGRTPALCAAAKGQLETLKILAQHGGSLHARTVRGTGVAHEAAASGRIELLRWLAKKRPSMLDVATQDGKTPLHVAALHGHLDGCKVLLDHGARINAILRTNKGNTMTALDAALYRGHRDCAKLIQMHGGTTAQRLRDHRATSTGKVYTAKLRVERTESGTDTEGSPPRWDYHRLKAPRVYYEERWIEKRTRKRGNSKKFLRRDSRSFSEEEVRFSKKASPRKERQRRSRSESARYDEHRTLDTDEKKLTRKGRKRRVTGRSKDNYSESSINYSDDSLQEDLRKNGTVRTYFRRKLEGRRSKSRADKIKKRSRSEVETNRANLRHLQSVIKSDQDEHSGTDDSLEVIVVRTSVEKKKCEKIVSGGKAKMSKENSKDGRIRESHRRNLKSQKSESGGFTVPSDKIYDEASDKASDKASDKASEEDGSIVDHRPYSDEKGKDEGGYKDVAGVDEVASKSSTPEDMGMSFVESRYNHRGDVTDSTSHETVERVLVTAMVHKDQGPDTPKSTIEISKEVTFEDGSEKEMIDKNCEVLESKIDDVYAKSEQLSNSLVTKAKDLKKGLENMRSGIKDKNENDNERIGDDKRIVGDVETVEGRLCAHHVNESERTSSDSQEAQDQRGKIEHQEDSIINTKGDRNILDISPSATKDVASCVDAMNDGLTSEIDLQDFHTLEGSFREEMPTLALEELSKVESEKRGSEEVTETMEKHDISGTLEKDVPLEILENMASVETYKGNIITDGFTLANKESFKTREEKRQSEELSSTSFDAPLTNDFFSEDKEQIDSARGKSVELSSDSRDSVLMRENENDFSRTNTPVLARSNILEVKSVGHKVPSEPNKVKIVQIDASTKSSTSEEKALSGKEDKDGSPTGTMKRSRCSRASARKQMEGAECPSNLAKGSSKIKNLFDKSVERSLDRSAIVAVIESPEWDEEDEEIDKEIRKVIGEDGERDTEPEENNEMGVVRVLPGKSEEDAYRNLDVGKSRNSGNVTLPQVQRRPCTHSGKILKITAEDQRLRQCTKQCRRDSGGRDSGIEPSPRISRIPKRRNVVDYSKMEKHHAINVDTITRDVQISLRRYHLERKIFFQLMELKRLQIRHGRANEQVLVKRQTLRSVLIRTVEEITKETSHAKFLYRCKILHPKNSSVSSCHNCLYFSTCLHLYWRRGTRTSGSLSKNRDSWKRTNDGGSNSRRRETSHRTTS, encoded by the exons ATGGACACTAAGACCCCGCCTATACCTTTGAAGCTTCCAGAGAAGGCTCAAACGAAGAAGCAGGAACGCCTGGCCGATCTGTCCTTGCCGCCATTGACACCTTCTACGAATCGCCGACAGAAACTAAAGCCTGTTGTTAATACGTGCTCGCGTGACTTCCTTTATCCTACATGCTATCAAAGTCATCATAAGAAGAGACCTTACAG AGTGTTGCAAATTGGCGCCACACCTTTGATGCACGCTTGCCAGCAGGCCGACAGACACAAAGTCTTGAGACTATTGAGGGAGCAAGAGGAGAGCATCGGTTATAGAGATCGAACGTTAAGGAGTGCACTTCATTACTGTATGGACGCAGGAACGGGTGGTGCCGTAGCTTCAGCGGCACCAGAATTGGTCAACGCTCCCGATGCCGAGGGACATACGCCTCTTCATCTCGCAGTCATTGCCGGCGATACTCAGTTGGTGGCCGTATTGTTGGCGAACGGCGCCGACGTCAATGTCAAAGATTTGGAAGGTCACAGCGTTCTTCATTGGGCTACCG TCTGCGGAGAAGCGGAATGCGTACGTCTGATCTTAGCTGCTGGCGCTCGGCCTTCAACGCCGGATCTTCGCGGAGGCTCGCCTCTTCATTACGCCGCGCAATGTTGCGGCGCCGCAGCGACCGCCGAACTTGCCGTACCAAAGAAAGTTGGCTTAAAGGTTTTGCAAACTCTTATAGAATTCGGCGCTGACGTTAATGCGAAGGACGAAGACGGACGGCAGGCGATCTTATGGGCGGCCAGTGCCGGTAGCGTCGAGGCAATTTTGGCCTTGGCAAG gGCCGGGGGAGCTGCGGCCGCAGGAGCATCGGACAAGGACGGTTTAACGGCGCTTCATTGCGCCGCGTCGAGAGGTCATGCGAGATGCGTCGAAGCGTTGATTAATTTATGCGGATCCCAGCCCGATCACGTAGATGACAACGGTTGTTCCGCTCTGCACTATGCCGCTACGCTCGGTCACGCCGACGCCACGTCCTTGATTCTTAAGTTGGGGGCCGATCCAAATCGACAAGATCGAAAGGGTAGAAC GCCGGCCCTATGCGCAGCAGCCAAGGGTCAATTGGAAACGTTAAAAATTCTGGCACAGCATGGTGGCTCGTTGCACGCTAGAACGGTACGAGGCACGGGCGTTGCTCACGAGGCCGCGGCTTCTGGAAGAATCGAACTGCTCAGATGGTTGGCTAAAAAGCGTCCGAGTATGTTGGATGTCGCTACGCAAGACGGTAAGACGCCTCTTCATGTGGCAGCACTTCATGGTCATTTGGATGGTTGCAAGGTGCTCTTGGATCACGGTGCGAGAATAAATGCGATTTTAAGAACTAACAAGGGTAATACGATGACCGCTTTGGACGCTGCCCTTTACAGAGGTCACAGAGATTGTGCTAAATTGATTCAAATGCACGGCGGCACCACTGCTCAACGATTAAGAGATCATAGGGCTACGTCCACTGGGAAAG TTTATACCGCAAAACTTCGAGTTGAGCGTACAGAGAGTGGCACGGATACGGAAGGCAGCCCTCCAAGGTGGGATTATCATCGACTTAAGGCTCCTCGTGTCTATTACGAGGAACGATGGATCGAAAAGAGAACGCGAAAGAGAGGAAATTCCAAGAAATTTTTACGACGAGACAGTCGAAGTTTCAGCGAAGAAGAAGTACGATTCTCCAAGAAGGCGTCTCCGAGAAAAGAACGCCAGCGACGAAGCAGAAGCGAGTCTGCGAG ataCGACGAACATCGCACGTTGGATACCGATGAAAAAAAGTTaacgagaaaaggaagaaaaagacgagTTACAGGGAGATCCAAGGACAATTACAGCGAATCGTCTATAAATTACAGCGACGATAGCCTCCAAGAAGATTTAAGGAAGAACGGAACGGTAAGGACGTATTTTCGGCGTAAGCTCGAGGGGCGAAGATCAAAATCTCGTGCGGACAAGATTAAAAAGAGATCGAGATCCGAGGTTGAAACAAATCGAGCCAATCTGAGGCATTTGCAATCGGTGATTAAGAGCGATCAAGACGAACACAGCGGTACCGACGACAGTTTGGAAGTAATCGTTGTCAGGACGTCCgtcgagaagaaaaagtgCGAAAAGATTGTGTCCGGAGGAAAAGCAAAAATGTCGAAAGAGAATTCGAAAGATGGTAGAATAAGAGAGTCTCATAGACGCAACTTGAAAAGTCAAAAGTCGGAATCCGGCGGATTTACGGTGCCGTCCGATAAGATATACGATGAGGCATCCGACAAGGCATCCGACAAGGCATCCGATAAGGCATCCGAGGAGGATGGATCAATCGTGGATCATCGGCCATACTCcgacgagaaaggaaaagatgaaGGAGGATATAAGGACGTTGCTGGCGTTGACGAAGTCGCGTCGAAGTCGTCCACGCCGGAGGATATGGGAATGTCCTTCGTTGAAAGTCGATATAATCACAGGGGAGACGTTACCGATAGTACGAGCCACGAAACCGTCGAACGAGTTCTCGTTACGGCTATGGTCCACAAGGATCAAGGTCCTGACACTCCAAAGTCTACGATCGAAATATCGAAGGAAGTCACTTTTGAAGATGGTTCGGAGAAGGAGATGATAGACAAAAATTGCGAAGTATTGGAAAGTAAGATCGACGATGTCTATGCGAAATCCGAACAACTATCTAATTCGCTAGTAACGAAGGCTAAGGATTTAAAGAAGGGCCTCGAAAATATGCGCAGTGGGATCAAGgataagaatgagaatgatAACGAAAGGATTGGTGATGATAAGAGGATCGTAGGAGACGTCGAAACAGTGGAAG GTAGGTTGTGCGCACACCATGTAAATGAATCCGAAAGAACTTCATCGGATTCTCAGGAGGCGCAAGATCAACGGGGAAAAATTGAACATCAGGAagattctattattaatacgaaaggcgatagaaatattcttgatatatcgCCGAGTGCCACGAAAGACGTCGCAAGCTGCGTGGATGCGATGAATGATGGTTTGACTTCAGAGATAGATTTGCAAGATTTCCATACATTGGAAGGATCATTTCGAGAGGAGATGCCAACTTTGGCATTGGAAGAACTTTCAAAAGTAGAAAGCGAGAAACGGGGATCGGAAGAAGTAACTGAGACGATGGAGAAGCACGATATAAGCGGTACATTAGAAAAAGATGTTCCTTTAGAAATCTTGGAAAATATGGCTTCCGTAGAAACCTACAAAGGGAATATTATCACCGATGGGTTTACATTAGCGAACAAAGAATCGTTTAAAACACGAGAGGAGAAACGTCAGAGCGAGGAATTATCGTCGACTTCTTTCGATGCTCCTTTAACCAATGACTTCTTCTCCGAGGATAAGGAACAAATAGATTCCGCGCGTGGCAAATCTGTGGAATTATCTTCAGATTCTAGAGATTCCGTATTGAtgcgagagaatgagaatgactTTTCGAGAACGAATACTCCAGTTCTCGCAAGGAGCAACATTCTCGAAGTAAAATCCGTCGGACATAAAGTACCAAGTGAGCCTAATAAAGTCAAGATTGTACAAATAGATGCAAGTACCAAGTCTTCTACGAGCGAGGAAAAAGCATTATCGGGTAAAG AGGACAAGGATGGCTCGCCGACGGGAACAATGAAACGTTCAAGGTGTTCAAGAGCTTCAGCGAGAAAACAAATGGAAGGGGCTGAGTGCCCTTCGAATCTAGCGAAAGGATCGAGcaagattaaaaatttatttgacaaGTCGGTGGAGCGTTCTCTCGATCGCAGTGCAATAGTTGCCGTTATCGAGAGCCCGGAATGGGATGAAGAGGATGAAGAGATCGATAAGGAGATTAGAAAGGTTATCGGAGAAGACGGAGAACGTGATACAGAGCcagaagaaaataacgaaatggGTGTTGTTAGAGTTTTGCCGGGTAAAAGCGAGGAAGACGCTTATAGGAACCTGGACGTCGGTAAATCCAGGAATTCGGGTAACGTTACCTTACCTCAG GTACAGAGAAGACCATGCACGCACTCGGGAAAGATTCTTAAGATTACAGCGGAGGATCAACGTCTCCGACAGTGTACGAAACAGTGTCGTCGTGACAGTGGTGGTAGAGATAGTGGCATAGAACCAAGTCCAAGAATTTCTAGAATACCAAAGAGAAGGAACGTGGTTGACTATTCAAAGATGGAGAAACATCATGCGATCAATGTAGATACCATCACGAGAGATGTTCAAATTAGTCTTCGTCGTTATCACCTGGAAAGGAAGatcttttttcaattgatGGAACTCAAGAGATTGCAGATTAGGCATGGTAGAGCTAACGAGCAAGTTTTGGTTAAAAGACAG
- the LOC124433228 gene encoding ankycorbin isoform X2, whose amino-acid sequence MDTKTPPIPLKLPEKAQTKKQERLADLSLPPLTPSTNRRQKLKPVVNTCSRDFLYPTCYQSHHKKRPYRVLQIGATPLMHACQQADRHKVLRLLREQEESIGYRDRTLRSALHYCMDAGTGGAVASAAPELVNAPDAEGHTPLHLAVIAGDTQLVAVLLANGADVNVKDLEGHSVLHWATVCGEAECVRLILAAGARPSTPDLRGGSPLHYAAQCCGAAATAELAVPKKVGLKVLQTLIEFGADVNAKDEDGRQAILWAASAGSVEAILALARAGGAAAAGASDKDGLTALHCAASRGHARCVEALINLCGSQPDHVDDNGCSALHYAATLGHADATSLILKLGADPNRQDRKGRTPALCAAAKGQLETLKILAQHGGSLHARTVRGTGVAHEAAASGRIELLRWLAKKRPSMLDVATQDGKTPLHVAALHGHLDGCKVLLDHGARINAILRTNKGNTMTALDAALYRGHRDCAKLIQMHGGTTAQRLRDHRATSTGKVYTAKLRVERTESGTDTEGSPPRWDYHRLKAPRVYYEERWIEKRTRKRGNSKKFLRRDSRSFSEEEVRFSKKASPRKERQRRSRSESARYDEHRTLDTDEKKLTRKGRKRRVTGRSKDNYSESSINYSDDSLQEDLRKNGTVRTYFRRKLEGRRSKSRADKIKKRSRSEVETNRANLRHLQSVIKSDQDEHSGTDDSLEVIVVRTSVEKKKCEKIVSGGKAKMSKENSKDGRIRESHRRNLKSQKSESGGFTVPSDKIYDEASDKASDKASDKASEEDGSIVDHRPYSDEKGKDEGGYKDVAGVDEVASKSSTPEDMGMSFVESRYNHRGDVTDSTSHETVERVLVTAMVHKDQGPDTPKSTIEISKEVTFEDGSEKEMIDKNCEVLESKIDDVYAKSEQLSNSLVTKAKDLKKGLENMRSGIKDKNENDNERIGDDKRIVGDVETVEGRLCAHHVNESERTSSDSQEAQDQRGKIEHQEDSIINTKGDRNILDISPSATKDVASCVDAMNDGLTSEIDLQDFHTLEGSFREEMPTLALEELSKVESEKRGSEEVTETMEKHDISGTLEKDVPLEILENMASVETYKGNIITDGFTLANKESFKTREEKRQSEELSSTSFDAPLTNDFFSEDKEQIDSARGKSVELSSDSRDSVLMRENENDFSRTNTPVLARSNILEVKSVGHKVPSEPNKVKIVQIDASTKSSTSEEKALSGKEDKDGSPTGTMKRSRCSRASARKQMEGAECPSNLAKGSSKIKNLFDKSVERSLDRSAIVAVIESPEWDEEDEEIDKEIRKVIGEDGERDTEPEENNEMGVVRVLPGKSEEDAYRNLDVGKSRNSGNVTLPQVQRRPCTHSGKILKITAEDQRLRQCTKQCRRDSGGRDSGIEPSPRISRIPKRRNVVDYSKMEKHHAINVDTITRDVQISLRRYHLERKIFFQLMELKRLQIRHGRANEQVLVKRQVESFHKAGMTGPTLGVAKYDQPLTFRHFEAFLYEQLRKLQRRPATPNFCTDAKYCTQRTHRCHHATTAYTSVPVYTYIGGEAQERADHFPKIETRGKGQMTVEVTHGDEKQVIALPAERLDCTKRYFVTFTVRGESQGTTKSSHSMKRSATSV is encoded by the exons ATGGACACTAAGACCCCGCCTATACCTTTGAAGCTTCCAGAGAAGGCTCAAACGAAGAAGCAGGAACGCCTGGCCGATCTGTCCTTGCCGCCATTGACACCTTCTACGAATCGCCGACAGAAACTAAAGCCTGTTGTTAATACGTGCTCGCGTGACTTCCTTTATCCTACATGCTATCAAAGTCATCATAAGAAGAGACCTTACAG AGTGTTGCAAATTGGCGCCACACCTTTGATGCACGCTTGCCAGCAGGCCGACAGACACAAAGTCTTGAGACTATTGAGGGAGCAAGAGGAGAGCATCGGTTATAGAGATCGAACGTTAAGGAGTGCACTTCATTACTGTATGGACGCAGGAACGGGTGGTGCCGTAGCTTCAGCGGCACCAGAATTGGTCAACGCTCCCGATGCCGAGGGACATACGCCTCTTCATCTCGCAGTCATTGCCGGCGATACTCAGTTGGTGGCCGTATTGTTGGCGAACGGCGCCGACGTCAATGTCAAAGATTTGGAAGGTCACAGCGTTCTTCATTGGGCTACCG TCTGCGGAGAAGCGGAATGCGTACGTCTGATCTTAGCTGCTGGCGCTCGGCCTTCAACGCCGGATCTTCGCGGAGGCTCGCCTCTTCATTACGCCGCGCAATGTTGCGGCGCCGCAGCGACCGCCGAACTTGCCGTACCAAAGAAAGTTGGCTTAAAGGTTTTGCAAACTCTTATAGAATTCGGCGCTGACGTTAATGCGAAGGACGAAGACGGACGGCAGGCGATCTTATGGGCGGCCAGTGCCGGTAGCGTCGAGGCAATTTTGGCCTTGGCAAG gGCCGGGGGAGCTGCGGCCGCAGGAGCATCGGACAAGGACGGTTTAACGGCGCTTCATTGCGCCGCGTCGAGAGGTCATGCGAGATGCGTCGAAGCGTTGATTAATTTATGCGGATCCCAGCCCGATCACGTAGATGACAACGGTTGTTCCGCTCTGCACTATGCCGCTACGCTCGGTCACGCCGACGCCACGTCCTTGATTCTTAAGTTGGGGGCCGATCCAAATCGACAAGATCGAAAGGGTAGAAC GCCGGCCCTATGCGCAGCAGCCAAGGGTCAATTGGAAACGTTAAAAATTCTGGCACAGCATGGTGGCTCGTTGCACGCTAGAACGGTACGAGGCACGGGCGTTGCTCACGAGGCCGCGGCTTCTGGAAGAATCGAACTGCTCAGATGGTTGGCTAAAAAGCGTCCGAGTATGTTGGATGTCGCTACGCAAGACGGTAAGACGCCTCTTCATGTGGCAGCACTTCATGGTCATTTGGATGGTTGCAAGGTGCTCTTGGATCACGGTGCGAGAATAAATGCGATTTTAAGAACTAACAAGGGTAATACGATGACCGCTTTGGACGCTGCCCTTTACAGAGGTCACAGAGATTGTGCTAAATTGATTCAAATGCACGGCGGCACCACTGCTCAACGATTAAGAGATCATAGGGCTACGTCCACTGGGAAAG TTTATACCGCAAAACTTCGAGTTGAGCGTACAGAGAGTGGCACGGATACGGAAGGCAGCCCTCCAAGGTGGGATTATCATCGACTTAAGGCTCCTCGTGTCTATTACGAGGAACGATGGATCGAAAAGAGAACGCGAAAGAGAGGAAATTCCAAGAAATTTTTACGACGAGACAGTCGAAGTTTCAGCGAAGAAGAAGTACGATTCTCCAAGAAGGCGTCTCCGAGAAAAGAACGCCAGCGACGAAGCAGAAGCGAGTCTGCGAG ataCGACGAACATCGCACGTTGGATACCGATGAAAAAAAGTTaacgagaaaaggaagaaaaagacgagTTACAGGGAGATCCAAGGACAATTACAGCGAATCGTCTATAAATTACAGCGACGATAGCCTCCAAGAAGATTTAAGGAAGAACGGAACGGTAAGGACGTATTTTCGGCGTAAGCTCGAGGGGCGAAGATCAAAATCTCGTGCGGACAAGATTAAAAAGAGATCGAGATCCGAGGTTGAAACAAATCGAGCCAATCTGAGGCATTTGCAATCGGTGATTAAGAGCGATCAAGACGAACACAGCGGTACCGACGACAGTTTGGAAGTAATCGTTGTCAGGACGTCCgtcgagaagaaaaagtgCGAAAAGATTGTGTCCGGAGGAAAAGCAAAAATGTCGAAAGAGAATTCGAAAGATGGTAGAATAAGAGAGTCTCATAGACGCAACTTGAAAAGTCAAAAGTCGGAATCCGGCGGATTTACGGTGCCGTCCGATAAGATATACGATGAGGCATCCGACAAGGCATCCGACAAGGCATCCGATAAGGCATCCGAGGAGGATGGATCAATCGTGGATCATCGGCCATACTCcgacgagaaaggaaaagatgaaGGAGGATATAAGGACGTTGCTGGCGTTGACGAAGTCGCGTCGAAGTCGTCCACGCCGGAGGATATGGGAATGTCCTTCGTTGAAAGTCGATATAATCACAGGGGAGACGTTACCGATAGTACGAGCCACGAAACCGTCGAACGAGTTCTCGTTACGGCTATGGTCCACAAGGATCAAGGTCCTGACACTCCAAAGTCTACGATCGAAATATCGAAGGAAGTCACTTTTGAAGATGGTTCGGAGAAGGAGATGATAGACAAAAATTGCGAAGTATTGGAAAGTAAGATCGACGATGTCTATGCGAAATCCGAACAACTATCTAATTCGCTAGTAACGAAGGCTAAGGATTTAAAGAAGGGCCTCGAAAATATGCGCAGTGGGATCAAGgataagaatgagaatgatAACGAAAGGATTGGTGATGATAAGAGGATCGTAGGAGACGTCGAAACAGTGGAAG GTAGGTTGTGCGCACACCATGTAAATGAATCCGAAAGAACTTCATCGGATTCTCAGGAGGCGCAAGATCAACGGGGAAAAATTGAACATCAGGAagattctattattaatacgaaaggcgatagaaatattcttgatatatcgCCGAGTGCCACGAAAGACGTCGCAAGCTGCGTGGATGCGATGAATGATGGTTTGACTTCAGAGATAGATTTGCAAGATTTCCATACATTGGAAGGATCATTTCGAGAGGAGATGCCAACTTTGGCATTGGAAGAACTTTCAAAAGTAGAAAGCGAGAAACGGGGATCGGAAGAAGTAACTGAGACGATGGAGAAGCACGATATAAGCGGTACATTAGAAAAAGATGTTCCTTTAGAAATCTTGGAAAATATGGCTTCCGTAGAAACCTACAAAGGGAATATTATCACCGATGGGTTTACATTAGCGAACAAAGAATCGTTTAAAACACGAGAGGAGAAACGTCAGAGCGAGGAATTATCGTCGACTTCTTTCGATGCTCCTTTAACCAATGACTTCTTCTCCGAGGATAAGGAACAAATAGATTCCGCGCGTGGCAAATCTGTGGAATTATCTTCAGATTCTAGAGATTCCGTATTGAtgcgagagaatgagaatgactTTTCGAGAACGAATACTCCAGTTCTCGCAAGGAGCAACATTCTCGAAGTAAAATCCGTCGGACATAAAGTACCAAGTGAGCCTAATAAAGTCAAGATTGTACAAATAGATGCAAGTACCAAGTCTTCTACGAGCGAGGAAAAAGCATTATCGGGTAAAG AGGACAAGGATGGCTCGCCGACGGGAACAATGAAACGTTCAAGGTGTTCAAGAGCTTCAGCGAGAAAACAAATGGAAGGGGCTGAGTGCCCTTCGAATCTAGCGAAAGGATCGAGcaagattaaaaatttatttgacaaGTCGGTGGAGCGTTCTCTCGATCGCAGTGCAATAGTTGCCGTTATCGAGAGCCCGGAATGGGATGAAGAGGATGAAGAGATCGATAAGGAGATTAGAAAGGTTATCGGAGAAGACGGAGAACGTGATACAGAGCcagaagaaaataacgaaatggGTGTTGTTAGAGTTTTGCCGGGTAAAAGCGAGGAAGACGCTTATAGGAACCTGGACGTCGGTAAATCCAGGAATTCGGGTAACGTTACCTTACCTCAG GTACAGAGAAGACCATGCACGCACTCGGGAAAGATTCTTAAGATTACAGCGGAGGATCAACGTCTCCGACAGTGTACGAAACAGTGTCGTCGTGACAGTGGTGGTAGAGATAGTGGCATAGAACCAAGTCCAAGAATTTCTAGAATACCAAAGAGAAGGAACGTGGTTGACTATTCAAAGATGGAGAAACATCATGCGATCAATGTAGATACCATCACGAGAGATGTTCAAATTAGTCTTCGTCGTTATCACCTGGAAAGGAAGatcttttttcaattgatGGAACTCAAGAGATTGCAGATTAGGCATGGTAGAGCTAACGAGCAAGTTTTGGTTAAAAGACAG GTCGAGTCATTTCATAAAGCTGGCATGACTGGTCCAACCCTTGGTGTTGCTAAATACGATCAACCATTGACCTTCAG